A window from Brachyhypopomus gauderio isolate BG-103 chromosome 6, BGAUD_0.2, whole genome shotgun sequence encodes these proteins:
- the LOC143517680 gene encoding interferon-induced very large GTPase 1-like isoform X2, whose translation MSDPGPDDVMDTLAVTHDPSVSEGICEVGDDSGITSPDRHTEETRNKSDQETTEHPENEDKDHNKSLEQPTNSAERQTPAEQERGGIGVGVDGCTGTTPKSSQPDFSTEKTRMEPETESDEPLKLDVLKRSNSTILESSQADGPEEIISTAHEPSDCRISPPSEMNQEGQSLTIVVFGNISAVCFGDENILLGQEHIPPDQAHLPIQRTVSGRIISVINMLDLHEGELYLDPVDDVIDQLLKENNIHSFVFALKLGQLTDDDKLGLEWLQSRFGESVLPYVMILFTYEREEDCDTIIDDLKDNSVLVELLKKCGDRYHTFSKSMNNQSEMRTLVEKIDHLVSDNNQHCYTADMYHTGLKFTDQHQSSFQYSDNTNNINVLKQSEEPKEVETSTEAIKHFSLYKTPEANAQEDTICDSDMKSEKNKEEPDPSGPGRTSFSKITEVQHQGDNVGSPAIKLDPNTPRKGAVADLGAAEDGPGPREEDKLQQINSLFHRLNLGAQHTLKTADVLKITAPSLTCHELCEEKDLAHTFLQRLLMMDYTARYISVREQDTHTSTQQKAADDIDVFAALFGKETLVVDRPTQTNTGQHSSPQIHPMDIQMVAFHSADQFLRQLMVTKLSQCQYAVPLIVPNPFTGELEFPLWTLRQIKKTWNSKDSRGVTSKTKPMYEAETPMVAFLRLGSVSSSKSQLINSLISERHRTFFDRNCPQSSKTRLLLDGVVEIAWYCPSVKNSDGFSDCTAFCNLHGDAGVNCIQRDILLNMSTVNIVLLPQLGKGDSNMTIVKDLSKSPKPLIFVLTDDDITVQKMWEGKYKLGVKNRSQFDVAKELRRTIQECCTKSTPFKLENVGQHSVIVDEDVGECQSAKEAATRIMSLLQNQELANIKAEHLPCQGQLWHDWCQKNKNLYRLMGHLEKHKTSIKHEMYQTRSQQKKCAFSPFMKLVLDSLNMLRENERVYFLKWVGILLDRLTSDYLSELHHAYNEKWSIVLDLKKHNKSALLTSHHRELEKISEDMNAATFGVEHIIREMGQIYESYTSIKSAEDNKSEQLNVSSLPQRAAEIVISGYPMELMDGDAGHVPLVWVSAVLDELIKILGDQRVFVLSVLGIQSSGKSTMLNAMFGLQFAVSAGRCTRGAFMQLVKVSEEMKAELKFDYILVVDTEGLRAVELTGIATIHHDNELATFVIGLGNLTLINIFGENPAEMQDILQIVVQAFLRMKKVRLRPSCMFVHQNVGDITAGEKNMEGRRRLLGKLDEMTKLAAKEEVSEAECFSDIIAFNVQTDVKYFAQLWEGSPPMAPPNPSYSENIHELKRNILSKISTNRGVTLSQFKASIGDLWNALLNENFVFSFRNTLEVAAYRKLEHEYSKWTWSLRSAMMALENKLHNRVANEKSLKVEKNDIVLQMKETKKEVDESVNLFFSEDHDKDILIQWRDRFEKKIVDLYSELVEGTKRKLDNVCQQKIAKQNIDDQKIKYENKLFKLSKELALSLKKEETDQNALENNFNDIWSKWVTELTQDAPSVGDIDIWGDVINILTETYELSLVCERQNQVNYKKFDVLGNYSDYVIYKKPQEPIQASQHPTEECEKVDSEEGTGVFLHLGHKMYGAAKWVYSKLPRKNKKSENEPKAKMLSAEDNDSDYNDDDVLRALAVNAFQKVKKEIQGISSSEVGYNHSYIQQIIESVKISVIAHESKSQYMLKKEFTVDLCLYVCDFAAEQFTELHKKFKEANDVKGYLEKQKPQYLKVFKNYCSGATSTAVFAQFIVQKLEPSILQAAYDQTAIDLTEKMKRDVPAFSGNRSNLEKYILTSLAEEENFENYIEYIHKPKEHFNHFITKEVNNFIKKCPEVTETLKKNISSKGECVMAAVNEATVEDCGGNVDTWLQHLSIKLKDELQFKEQECVDQKEITDLGFLQKVVKNGLKDITSKLSSRFQCVSDLNLEMFRKKPDQILIEHLCRCCWEQCPFCNAICTNTMEDHTGDHMVRFHHNCGINGWSFKFSDNLGIDFCTTAVSSDLLFRTSAGVFPFKEYRKAGGEHARWNITPDNSEMPYWKWFVCRFQENLENHYKKRFMGNGAIPPEWRNYTKDAAIKSLCEL comes from the exons ATGTCAGATCCAGGACCTGATGATGTAATGGACACCCTAGCAGTGACCCATGACCCCTCTGTCTCAGAAGGAATCTGTGAGGTGGGAGATGATTCTGGAATCACAAGCCCTGATAGGCACACAGAAGAGACTCGCAATAAATCCGACCAAGAAACTACTGAGCACCCAGAGAATGAAGATAAAG ACCACAATAAGAGTTTAGAACAGCCTACTAACAGTGCAGAAAGACAAACACCAGCAGAACAAGAG AGAGGAGGTATTGGAGTAGGTGTTGATGGGTGCACAGGAACAACTCCTAAATCATCCCAGCCTGATTTCAGCACAGAGAAGACCAGGATGGAACCAGAAACAGAGTCAGATGAACCATTAAAACTGGACGTGCTCAAGAGATCAAACAGTACAATACTCGAATCATCACAAGCTGATGGACCTGAAGAAATTATCAGTACAGCACATGAACCATCAGACTGCAGGATTTCACCTCCTAGTGAAATGA ATCAGGAAGGTCAGAGTCTCACCATTGTGGTGTTTGGAAACATTTCTGCAGTCTGCTTTGGAGATGAGAACATCTTACTTGGACAAGAGCACATTCCTCCAGATCAGGCCCACTTACCCATACAAAGAACTGTTTCAGGACGAATCATATCAGTGATCAACATGCTTGATTTACATGAGGGAGAACTTTACCTGGACCCTGTAGATGATGTAATTGATCAGTTATTGAAGGAAAACAACATCCATTCTTTTGTCTTTGCGTTAAAACTTGGCCAGTTAACAGATGATGATAAGCTGGGGTTAGAGTGGCTACAGAGCAGGTTTGGTGAAAGTGTTCTACCATATGTGATGATTCTGTTCACttatgagagagaggaggactgtGACACCATCATAGACGACCTGAAGGACAACAGTGTTCTAGTAGAACTGCTGAAGAAGTGTGGAGACAGATATCACACCTTCAGCAAGAGCATGAACAACCAATCAGAGATGAGGACACTGGTGGAGAAGATTGATCATCTGGTCTCTGATAACAACCAGCACTGCTACACTGCTGATATGTACCACACAGGACTGAAGTTCACTG ATCAGCATCAGTCTTCATTTCAGTACAGTGACAATACAAACAATATCAATGTGCTGAAACAGTCTGAAGAACCAAAGGAGGTAGAAACAAGCACGGAG GCAATCAAGCACTTTTCTCTATACAAGACACCTGAAGCTAATGCACAAGAGGACACCATCTGTGACAGTGACATGAAGTCTGAAAAGAACAAAGAGGAACCGGATCCATCAGGTCCTGGTAGAACATCGTTCAGCAAAATCA CTGAAGTGCAGCATCAAGGTGATAATGTAGGGTCTCCAGCCATCAAACTGGACCCAAATACACCCAGAAAG GGAGCCGTGGCAGATCTGGGAGCAGCAGAAGATGGACCAGGCCCAAGGGAAGAAGATAAGCTTCAACAGATAAATAGTCTTTTCCACAGACTCAACCTTGGTGCCCAGCATACACTGAAAACAGCCGACGTTCTCAAAATAACAGCCCCCTCATTAACGTGCCATGAACTCTGTGAGGAGAAAGACTTAGCTCATACATTCCTACAAAGACTGCTGATGATGGACTACACAGCACGGTACATCTCAGTGAGAGAGCAGGACACtcataccagcacacaacagaaAGCCGCTGATGACATAGATGTCTTTGCTGCCCTGTTTGGCAAGGAGACTCTAGTAGTTGATAGGCCAACACAGACCAACACAGGCCAGCACAGCTCCCCCCAGATTCACCCAATGGATATTCAGATGGTTGCTTTTCACAGTGCAGACCAGTTCCTTCGACAGCTAATGGTGACTAAGTTGTCCCAGTGCCAGTACGCTGTGCCTCTGATTGTTCCCAACCCCTTCACCGGTGAACTGGAATTTCCACTGTGGACTCTACGACAGATCAAAAAAACGTGGAATTCAAAGGACAGTAGGGGTGTCACAAGCAAAACCAAACCAATGTATGAAGCTGAAACTCCGATGGTGGCTTTCCTCAGACTGGGTTCTGTGTCATCATCTAAATCACAACTGATAAACAGCTTGATAAGTGAACGACACCGTACATTTTTTGACAGAAACTGCCCACAGAGCAGCAAAACCCGACTTCTGCTGGATGGAGTTGTTGAAATTGCCTGGTATTGCCCATCTGTTAAGAACTCTGATGGGTTCTCAGACTGCACAGCATTCTGTAATCTTCATGGTGATGCTGGAGTCAACTGCATCCAGCGTGATATTTTGCTAAACATGTCTACAGTAAACATTGTCCTATTACCACAACTTGGCAAGGGTGACAGTAATATGACAATAGTGAAGGATCTCTCGAAGTCTCCAAAACCTCTTATTTTTGTTCTCACTGATGATGACATAACTGTTCAGAAAATGTGGGAAGGAAAATACAAACTCGGTGTAAAAAACAGAAGTCAGTTTGATGTGGCTAAAGAATTAAGAAGAACAATTCAAGAATGTTGCACAAAATCAACTCCCTTTAAACTTGAGAATGTTGGCCAACATTCAGTAATAGTGGATGAAGACGTGGGAGAATGTCAGAGTGCAAAAGAAGCAGCAACCCGGATCATGAGTCTTCTGCAAAACCAAGAACTGGCAAACATCAAAGCTGAACACTTACCCTGTCAAGGACAACTATGGCATGACTGGTGTCAGAAGAACAAAAATTTATACCGCTTAATGGGACACCTGGAAAAACATAAAACGTCCATAAAACATGAAATGTATCAAACTCGAAGTCAGCAGAAAAAGTGTGCTTTTAGTCCCTTTATGAAACTGGTCCTTGATAGTCTGAACATGCTAAGAGAAAATGAAAGAGTGTATTTTCTGAAGTGGGTTGGAATTCTACTTGACAGACTTACTTCAGATTACCTGTCTGAACTTCATCATGCTTACAATGAGAAATGGTCCATAGTTTTGGATttgaaaaaacacaataaatcaGCATTACTCACATCTCATCACAGAGAGCTTGAAAAAATTTCAGAAGACATGAATGCTGCAACCTTTGGTGTAGAACACATCATTAGAGAAATGGGTCAAATATATGAATCTTATACTTCAATAAAAAGCGCAGAAGACAACAAGAGTGAGCAACTAAATgtttcctccctccctcagagAGCTGCAGAAATTGTTATCTCTGGATACCCAATGGAGCTGATGGATGGAGATGCTGGTCATGTCCCTCTGGTCTGGGTTTCAGCAGTTCTAGATGAACTCATCAAGATCCTGGGAGACCAGAGAGTGTTTGTGCTGTCAGTGTTGGGGATCCAGAGCTCTGGTAAATCCACCATGCTCAATGCCATGTTTGGACTCCAGTTTGCAGTCAGTGCAGGCAGGTGCACCAGAGGAGCCTTCATGCAGCTGGTCAAAGTGTCAGAGGAGATGAAGGCAGAGCTGAAGTTTGACTACATTCTAGTTGTTGACACTGAAGGTCTTCGAGCAGTTGAACTGACTGGAATAGCAACCATACATCATGATAATGAACTTGCCACATTTGTCATAGGTCTTGGAAATTTAACTTTGATCAACATTTTTGGAGAGAACCCTGCTGAGATGCAGGACATCCTTCAGATTGTAGTTCAGGCCTTCCTGAGGATGAAGAAGGTCAGACTGAGACCAAGCTGTATGTTTGTACATCAGAATGTTGGAGATATTACAGCTGGAGAGAAGAACATGGAAGGAAGGAGACGATTGCTAGGGAAACTAGATGAGATGACCAAGCTAGCAGCAAAAGAGGAAGTCAGTGAAGCTGAGTGTTTCAGCGACATCATTGCATTCAATGTACAGACAGATGTGAAGTACTTTGCACAGCTGTGGGAGGGCAGTCCACCCATGGCTCCACCAAACCCTTCATACAGCGAAAACATTCATGAGCTGAAGAGAAACATACTGTCCAAAATCTCCACAAACAGAGGTGTGACACTCTCACAGTTCAAAGCAAGCATTGGTGATTTATGGAATGCACTTCTGAATGAAAATTTTGTGTTTAGCTTCAGAAACACTCTAGAGGTGGCAGCATACAGGAAATTGGAGCATGAGTACAGTAAATGGACCTGGAGCCTAAGGAGTGCTATGATGGCACTTGAGAACAAACTACACAACAGAGTCGCCAATGAAAAGTCCTTAAAGGTTGAGAAAAACGATATTGTGCTACAAATGAAAGAGACAAAGAAAGAGGTGGATGAATCAGTGAATCTCTTCTTCAGTGAAGACCATGATAAAGACATTTTGATCCAGTGGCGTGACAGATTTGAGAAAAAAATAGTGGATCTGTACAGCGAACTTGTGGAAGGAACTAAACGAAAGCTGGATAATGTTTGTCAACAGAAAATTGCAAAACAGAACATAGATGATCAGAAGATAAAGTATGAAAACAAGCTCTTTAAATTAAGCAAAGAGCTTGCACTGAGTTTGAAAAAAGAGGAAACTGATCAAAATGCACTTGAGAACAATTTTAACGATATATGGTCCAAGTGGGTCACGGAATTGACCCAGGATGCACCATCAGTTGGTGACATTGATATTTGGGGTGATGTTATAAACATTTTGACTGAAACCTATGAACTATCTCTTGTTTGTGAGCGACAGAACCAGGTTAACTACAAAAAGTTTGATGTCTTGGGTAATTACTCAGACTATGTGATTTataaaaagcctcaagaacctaTTCAAGCAAGTCAGCATCCAACAGAAGAGTGTGAAAAGGTAGACAGTGAGGAAGGCACTGGTGTGTTTCTTCACTTGGGCCATAAAATGTACGGTGCTGCAAAATGGGTTTACTCAAAGCTCCCAAGGAAGAATAAAAAATCTGAAAATGAGCCAAAAGCAAAGATGTTATCAGCAGAGGACAATGACAGTGactataatgatgatgatgtctTAAGGGCCCTTGCTGTAAATGCTTTCCAAAAAGTGAAAAAAGAAATTCAGGGTATCTCCAGTTCTGAAGTCGGGTACAATCATAGCTACATTCAACAAATTATCGAATCTGTTAAAATCAGTGTGATTGCACATGAATCAAAGTCTCAATATATGCTCAAAAAAGAATTCACAGTAGATCTCTGCCTCTATGTCTGTGACTTTGCAGCTGAACAGTTTACTGAGCTACACAAAAAATTCAAGGAAGCCAATGATGTGAAAGGGTACCTGGAGAAACAGAAGCCTCAGTACCTGAAGGTCTTCAAGAACTACTGCAGCGGTGCGACTTCTACAGCTGTGTTTGCTCAGTTCATAGTGCAGAAACTTGAGCCTTCTATCCTGCAGGCTGCATACGACCAAACCGCCATTGATCTGACTGAGAAAATGAAACGTGATGTTCCTGCATTTAGTGGAAATCGGTCAAATCTAGAAAAATACATTCTGACATCCCTAGCAGAAGAGGAGAACTTTGAGAATTATATAGAATACATTCACAAACCCAAGGAGCATTTCAACCACTTCATTACAAAGGAAGTCAACAACTTTATTAAAAAGTGTCCAGAGGTTACAGAAACACTGAAAAAGAACATCTCATCTAaaggagagtgtgtgatggCTGCTGTGAATGAAGCAACAGTGGAGGACTGTGGAGGGAATGTGGACACGTGGCTACAGCATTTATCCATTAAGCTAAAAGATGAGCTTCAATTCAAAGAACAAGAATGTGTTGATCAGAAAGAAATTACAGACCTGGGTTTCCTTCAAAAGGTTGTAAAAAATGGTCTAAAAGACATCACCTCAAAGTTAAGCAGTAGATTTCAATGTGTATCTGACCTCAATCTGGAAATGTTCAGGAAGAAACCTGATCAGATTCTGATAGAACATCTCTGCAGGTGCTGCTGGGAGCAGTGTCCATTCTGCAACGCTATCTGCACCAACACAATGGAGGACCACACTGGAGATCACATGGTCCGTTTCCATCACAACTGTGGAATCAATGGGTGGTCTTTCAAGTTCTCAGATAACCTCGGAATTGATTTCTGCACAACTGCTGTTTCAAGTGATTTGCTTTTTCGCACCTCTGCTGGAGTGTTTCCTTTTAAAGAGTACCGAAAAGCAGGTGGAGAACATGCCAGATGGAACATCACTCCTGACAACTCAGAGATGCCATACTGGAAGTGGTTTGTGTGCAGGTTTCAGGAAAATCTGGAAAACCATTACAAAAAAAGATTCATGGGTAATGGGGCGATTCCACCTGAATGGAGGAATTACACTAAAGATGCAGCTATTAAGAGTCTCTGTGAGTTATAG